A region from the Lolium perenne isolate Kyuss_39 chromosome 4, Kyuss_2.0, whole genome shotgun sequence genome encodes:
- the LOC127348950 gene encoding uncharacterized protein gives MSAGAGAAAPSGGKVVMADGSMRALIEPVSVAELMMDHPRHFVVDARVLQHRKGGAGGGARKVAPLPADHVLGTGGLYVLLPATRGKVSADEARSKSMPGRLMRKMSSRRAATPMDQPAKHEAATAAAVAEMERREEPVPTETDGFEEHRPEFLSRELSCRGWKPSLNTIEERVMPKKVSHWLF, from the coding sequence ATGTCGGCCGGCGCGGGTGCGGCCGCACCGAGCGGAGGGAAGGTGGTGATGGCGGACGGGAGCATGCGGGCGCTCATTGAGCCCGTGTCCGTGGCGGAGCTAATGATGGACCACCCGCGACACTTCGTCGTCGACGCGCGGGTGCTGCAGCATCGgaagggcggcgccggcggcggggcCAGAAAAGTCGCGCCGCTGCCGGCCGACCACGTGCTGGGCACCGGCGGGCTGTACGTCCTGCTGCCGGCCACGCGCGGCAAGGTGTCCGCCGACGAGGCGCGGTCCAAGTCAATGCCCGGCCGGCTGATGAGGAAGATGTCGTCCAGGAGAGCCGCGACGCCGATGGATCAGCCAGCCAAACACGAGGCGGCGACGGCCGCGGCCGTGGCGGAAATGGAGAGGAGGGAGGAGCCGGTGCCGACGGAGACGGACGGGTTCGAGGAGCACCGGCCGGAGTTCCTGAGCCGGGAGCTGTCGTGCAGGGGGTGGAAGCCCAGCCTGAACACCATCGAAGAGCGAGTCATGCCCAAGAAGGTCTCCCATTGGCTCTTCTGA